GACCGTGGCGGCCGCCACCGGCGGAAACTGGGCACCGATCGCGAAGCAGATCGGCGCCACGATCCGGGAGGTGCTGACGAGCGGGATAAACCCCGTTTCCGACGACGTCCTCGATTCGATTCCCGATCCCGAGACGATCAAAAAGAAAGTCCAGAACATTCTGGACCGGGAGATCAACCCGGCAGTGGCAGCTCACGGAGGTTGGATCGAGCTCATCGACGTTCAGAAGAACGAAGTCTTCATCCGCATGGGTGGTGGCTGCGTCGGCTGCGGCATGGCGGACGTCACCCTCAAGCAGGGCGTCGAGCGCACGATCCGCGAGGCGATCCCGCAGGTGGGCGCCATCATGGACACGACCGATCACGCCTCGGGACGAAACCCCTACTACAGCCCGGCCAAGTAAGCGGATTCTTACTCGATTCTGAAGTCGAGCCGGCGGTGGGCGTCCCGCAGAGCACGCTCCGCCTCTCCGGGCATATCGGCCCGGGCAAAGATGAACCCGAGATAGCTCGATCCCTCGGGAAGCGGAATCAACCTTTGTCCCCGATGGGCGGTGATGACCACCTCGGACACTCCTTCGACGGCGCCCGCCGCGGCGAGGCCAGTCACTTCCTCGAGAACCCCTCTTTTCGGTATCGGGATCATCATGACGCCCGCCGCTCGCGACTCGCGGCTGATTCCTTTCACGTCTTCTCCGATCGCATGCTTCAGTATCAGCTCTTCGAGAGAAAGCCCCAGACCGAATCGAAGGACCCTGGAGCACAAACCGCCAATCGAGCGTCCGGCGATCTCGATGACCGTCGGGCGGCCGCCCTCGGGCAATCGAAGCTCGGCGTGAATTGGACCGTGCCGCAGTCCCAGAGCTTCGGCGGCGCGGGTCGTCACTTCGAGAATGTCTTCCTGGACAGACTGGTCCAGCCTCGAGGGCGTCACGTAGATGGTCTCCTCGAAGTACGGGCCGTCGAGCGGATCCGGCTTGTCGAAGAGCGCCAGCGGCTGCAAGCGACCTTCGGTCAGAAGCGCTTCGACGGCAACCTCGACACCGGGAACGAAGTCTTCGATCAAAACGAGCTCGGCCTGCTCGCCGCCTCGCCTCCTGAGCTCGGGTGAGGACAGCAACTCGCAAAGCCACTGGAATCCTTCGGAGAAGCTCTGGACATCGTCGGCGCGAACCACCCCGCGACTTCCCGACAGGAACACCGGCTTGAGGACGACCGGGTACCGCAACGTCGCCCCGAGAGGAACCGGGCTCTCCGCCGTGGACGCCACGCGAAATCGTGGAGATGGAACTGCGGCGGAGGCGAGCGCCTCTCGCATGCGATGCTTCGAGCGGGCCCGTTCAGCCGCGAGAGATCCATGATGGGGAAGTCCGAGACGCGAAGAGATGGAAGCGGCGACGACAGCGGATTCCTCGTCCACGGGCACGATTGCGCTCAGCGGATGAAGCGCGTGAAACCGCGAGACTCGCTCGGCCGCTCCCGCGGGGTCTAGGAGATCAATCGTCAGAAGTCGGGTTTGCTGAAGCGGCTCGAAAGTGCTCGCCTCCTCCGATGCGACCACGACCTCGATTCCGAGTCGATCGGCCGCATACAAGAAGTCTCGCGAACGGTAGGTCGAGGTGGGAAGCAACAGCAAGACCCGATGCATGAGTCAAGTTAGCACGAGCCCACTCTATTCAGGACAGTGGCTGTTACTATTCAAAATACTGAAGCACGATTCAACGTTCCAAAATCACTAGAGACCGCGTCCAAGATCACGTAGCCGAATCCGAAGTCTCGGATTCTTTCCTCGGGTATCCGCTCACCCATCAGCTGGCCAACTCGCTGGTTCACCAACGTTTGTTCGAAGCGGTCGCGTTGCCGACTCGTGGCACAAGCGTTGCACAACTCGTCTCGAGACATACGTCGTCGACGGTGTCCGTCGGCGCGCGCGATTTCAATTTTTGGAATTGCCCGGCTCCGTCGATTTTCGACAAACGAGAAAGGAGAGCAGTTTCCATGAAGAGAAAACTAATCGCCCTGCTCCCGTCCCTGCTCCTGATTTTCGGTTCTTTCGCCGCGGCTCAGACCGCGGGTGAGATCCAGGGAACGGTCGCGGACGCGCAGGGCCTCGCGATGCCCGGCGTCACGGTGACGATGACCGGCGCCGCCGTGCTGGGCGAACAGGTCGCGGTGACCCTCGCAGACGGTACGTTTCGTTTTCGTGGTTTGAGGCGTGGATCCTACGATCTTCGCTTCGACCTTCAGGGCTTTCAGACGCTCAACCGCGAAGGGATCCTCGTAGAGGGGAATCGGACGGTGACGATCAACGTGACGCTCGAGGTGGCGACCATCGCCGAGACGGTCACCGTGACGGGAGAATCACCGGTGGTCGATGTGCGAAACACGGCGCTCAGCAACGACTTTGGCCGCGAGGAGCTCCAGGATGTTCCCAGCGCCACCGACGTCTGGGCGGTGCTCGGACAGACCCCGGGGGTACGCATGCGCGGTTACGACGTCGGCGGAAGCCACAAGAGCCAGCAGATCGGCTACGAGAGCTTCGGGGTTCGGCGCCAGAACCGCGTGATCTCCGATGGCGTCGATTCGACCGAGGGCACGAGCGGCACCGGCTTCTACTACGATTACTATTCCATCGACGAGTTCACGACTTCGGCGGCCGGCGCCGACGTGGAAATGACCTCACCGGGATCGCTGGTCGTCATGACTCTCAAGAGCGGCGGTAACGAGTTCTCCGGGCTCTTCCACGGAGACTACGAGGACGACAGCTTCGTCTCCGACAATATCGACGACGCGACGAGGGCGAGAGGGTTCACCGGCAATCCCAACCTTCTCTTCTGGGAAACGCATTTCGACGTGGGCGGCCCGATCGTGACCGACAAGGCGTGGTTCTACGGCTTCTACAACCACTTCAAGATCGACAAGCAGATCTCCGGTGTGGACCCGAGCGTTGCCACCGACATCGGAGATTTCGATCAGTTCGGCGGCAAGGTGACCTTCCAGATCACCGACAAGGATCAGTTCATCGGCTACAGCCAGTACCAGCTCAAGGAGAAGCCCGTACGGGGGCTCTCGGCGGTCATCCCACCGGAGTCCATCCTCGCGCAAGCGAGCTGGTCCTGGGTCCACAAGGCGGAGTGGCAGCGGGTCTGGAACGATCAGGCCTTCAGCAACGTCCAGGTGAAGCACTTCGGCTTCGGCTGGCCGATGGTCCCGGCGGTCGATCCCGTTTCCAACCCACCGCGGATCGACCAGGCGACCAATATCCGAGCGGGCGCGGGCTGGAACAATACCAATCCGCCCTTCACCCTCGATCGATGGAAGCCGCAGGTCACCGCGACCCTCAACTACTACATCCCCAACAAGGCGGGCAGCCACGACTGGAAGTTCGGCTTCGACTGGCAGATCGATAGCTCCCAGTATGGCTCCAACTCGAACTCGGGTCCCCTGCGCTACTTCGACAACAGCCAGCTCGGACGCCCGAACAACGTGGACGAGATCGCGCTGTTCAGCGTCCCCGACAACGGCGCCGTCAGCGCCGACAACCGGAATACGACGACGGCGTTCTT
This region of Vicinamibacteria bacterium genomic DNA includes:
- a CDS encoding TonB-dependent receptor; translated protein: MKRKLIALLPSLLLIFGSFAAAQTAGEIQGTVADAQGLAMPGVTVTMTGAAVLGEQVAVTLADGTFRFRGLRRGSYDLRFDLQGFQTLNREGILVEGNRTVTINVTLEVATIAETVTVTGESPVVDVRNTALSNDFGREELQDVPSATDVWAVLGQTPGVRMRGYDVGGSHKSQQIGYESFGVRRQNRVISDGVDSTEGTSGTGFYYDYYSIDEFTTSAAGADVEMTSPGSLVVMTLKSGGNEFSGLFHGDYEDDSFVSDNIDDATRARGFTGNPNLLFWETHFDVGGPIVTDKAWFYGFYNHFKIDKQISGVDPSVATDIGDFDQFGGKVTFQITDKDQFIGYSQYQLKEKPVRGLSAVIPPESILAQASWSWVHKAEWQRVWNDQAFSNVQVKHFGFGWPMVPAVDPVSNPPRIDQATNIRAGAGWNNTNPPFTLDRWKPQVTATLNYYIPNKAGSHDWKFGFDWQIDSSQYGSNSNSGPLRYFDNSQLGRPNNVDEIALFSVPDNGAVSADNRNTTTAFFVQDTWSPTDRLTLNLGFRFGRQRAYYLDSELTPFFSSFFPTGTIQGQTLTTWNNVAPRLGVTYDLSGSGRTVVKAHYGRYYNNIADTLSPGNPANVAFIRFKFLDQNQNGLFDGAQELGDIVTQSGTVGSSLEGASGTAVNPDLKPAYADEFSGSVEHEIVTDTSIRFSYVRKQQRNDYGQWNRAQQLPLLNGQGISCGDAVFPCPTDPFTGQPLRVQRVPDSAANAQDQVIDTFPGSDGNYDTIQVAFDRRFTGSFFLQGSFDYQWRDELRRGTGESTSPLDADPLDVGCDLGGASNCWQNHSLDVPFRQDNTNWGARLLARYVFPVEVALSGNFRYQSGWPWAPIHTVNIPGSGSSQVFLSNVDQNRSEDVVITDVRVEKGFAVGRGRISAMLDIYNLFNSNSEVNFSLRTGGNFNNIIATLDPRTFKIGVRYQF
- a CDS encoding NifU family protein — encoded protein: MNTIRITAEPKDANHCRFVVDRPVYPDGSVFFGTAETASGSPLAEKLFTIDGVQSVLIQDDIVTVAAATGGNWAPIAKQIGATIREVLTSGINPVSDDVLDSIPDPETIKKKVQNILDREINPAVAAHGGWIELIDVQKNEVFIRMGGGCVGCGMADVTLKQGVERTIREAIPQVGAIMDTTDHASGRNPYYSPAK
- a CDS encoding ATP-grasp domain-containing protein, which codes for MHRVLLLLPTSTYRSRDFLYAADRLGIEVVVASEEASTFEPLQQTRLLTIDLLDPAGAAERVSRFHALHPLSAIVPVDEESAVVAASISSRLGLPHHGSLAAERARSKHRMREALASAAVPSPRFRVASTAESPVPLGATLRYPVVLKPVFLSGSRGVVRADDVQSFSEGFQWLCELLSSPELRRRGGEQAELVLIEDFVPGVEVAVEALLTEGRLQPLALFDKPDPLDGPYFEETIYVTPSRLDQSVQEDILEVTTRAAEALGLRHGPIHAELRLPEGGRPTVIEIAGRSIGGLCSRVLRFGLGLSLEELILKHAIGEDVKGISRESRAAGVMMIPIPKRGVLEEVTGLAAAGAVEGVSEVVITAHRGQRLIPLPEGSSYLGFIFARADMPGEAERALRDAHRRLDFRIE